The genome window ATTTTTGTAGCTTATATTTTGTTTTTGAGTAGCGATGATATCAATAGCAGAGATGTTATTGTTATCTTGAAGGACTACAAACTTAACAGCAATCATAAAAAAGCAAAATAAAAAGCTAATATGTTTTAGAGTTTGCGAACCATAATTTATATCTTGGTCTCCAAAGGTAAAATATAATACTATAAACAATATAAGTTGAAGTAATGGAAGCATAATTTTAAGGATAAAATTTTTAATCGGCGAAGCATAATGAATAGCAATAAGCTCGAGTAAAAATAGCTCAAATCCATAACCCCATCCCAATGTAATGATGGATATAACCATGGTATATGTAGCACTTATTTGTATCCATAAGTTTATAATTTTTTCAAATTTTGGTTCGTTAAAATCTATATATAAAGCTACAGATACAAAAAAGCATATAGCAAAATTTGTAAATAAAAAAAACAGTCCAGAATAGGCATACATAGAGCCATATACAGCTAAGATTATAATATATAATAGCAGTAGCTTATGATAGATTTTAGGGTATGATCTTAACTCTTTGGCTGCTATATTCATTGTAGTAAACTAGAGTTAAATCCAAATTTATTAGCTGCGGCTTTGAGATCTTCTATGGTATCAATGCCAATACTATTGCTATTTATCTCTAACATAGCAATCTTTTTGCCACTTGAGAGTGCTCTTAGCTGCTCTAATTTTTCTATATTTTCAAGCTCTTTGGTTGTAAGAGAGCAAAATTGAGCTAGAGTATCTACGCTATATCCATATATTCCAATGTGAGCCTTATATAACTCACAACGACTACGAGGATATGGAATTAGCGATCGTGAGAAGTATATAGCATAATCATCTTTATCTGTGATTACCTTAACTAGGTTTGGGTTTTGCGCTTTTTCATGATCGGTAAATTTCAAACAGCTAGTCATAAAGGCACCATCGTTGATCCTTTGATTGGTAAAATCTTTAAATTTAGCTAGATTTTTTTCTTCAAAAAATGGCTCATCAGCTTGAAGATTTATAATTATTTCATCGCTAGATAGGCTAAGTTTTTTAGCTGCTTCATTGATTCTATCAGTGCCACTATCATGTGCTTTGCTTGTCATTATCGCTTTTATGCCAAATTTAGCTGCAATCTTAGCTACATCCTCATCATCACATGCTACTATTACATCATCGCATTGGCTAGCTAGTTGAGCAGTTTTTACAAACATAGGAACCCCGCCTATATCGGCTAGGATTTTATTGGCAAATCTAGTTGAGGCTAAACGAGTTGGTATTATTATCATTGTTTTATCCACTCTATAATATTTGATTTTATCTGATCTTTTTTGACTACTGTGGTGTGTACTTCATCTTCTTTAAATAGCTTGATTATGCTTTTTGGTATTTTAACATGATACTTACTAGCTAGTAACTCCATATCGGCTAATTCATCATTGCTAACTCTATTTTTAAGAGCTTTAATCATACTTGGTGTAAATTTAACCCATTGAGCTGTAGATGTGATTACGCTTAGACGATCGCAATCTACTAGATTTAGACATGTGGCTGTATGTGGGTCTATTAAGATACCGGTTTTTGCTATTTTACAAATATTTTGCATACACTCATCATCATCGCAATACTCTGCATCAAATTCAGCCTTTAATTGAGCTAATTCATCGCCATTTAACACATATTTTTTATCTGTTGCTAAAGAATCCATTAGCTCTTTAGTTCTTACTGGGCCAAATTTGTCA of Campylobacter vicugnae contains these proteins:
- a CDS encoding GGDEF domain-containing protein, which produces MNIAAKELRSYPKIYHKLLLLYIIILAVYGSMYAYSGLFFLFTNFAICFFVSVALYIDFNEPKFEKIINLWIQISATYTMVISIITLGWGYGFELFLLELIAIHYASPIKNFILKIMLPLLQLILFIVLYFTFGDQDINYGSQTLKHISFLFCFFMIAVKFVVLQDNNNISAIDIIATQKQNISYKNIAEIDYLTSLYNRAPMNEIIAKNFKMLSNKQIKSLAIILCDIDNFKNINDTYGHIFGDIVLSKVAEILNNKISKFGKISRWGGEEFLAIIPAQNIKKCIQITEATRVAIHSANPNKVPISATFGLLYIEDAIDINHAISIADNLLYRGKNQGKNQVVSEKYEPNQR
- the kdsB gene encoding 3-deoxy-manno-octulosonate cytidylyltransferase, with amino-acid sequence MIIIPTRLASTRFANKILADIGGVPMFVKTAQLASQCDDVIVACDDEDVAKIAAKFGIKAIMTSKAHDSGTDRINEAAKKLSLSSDEIIINLQADEPFFEEKNLAKFKDFTNQRINDGAFMTSCLKFTDHEKAQNPNLVKVITDKDDYAIYFSRSLIPYPRSRCELYKAHIGIYGYSVDTLAQFCSLTTKELENIEKLEQLRALSSGKKIAMLEINSNSIGIDTIEDLKAAANKFGFNSSLLQ